One Cellulomonas sp. NS3 genomic region harbors:
- a CDS encoding RNA polymerase sigma factor translates to MPDWQDVLEEVVRDRRSSLVGYAALFTVDRSLAEDLVHDALVRTFAKPRDLTDVHTAEGYVRQVIRTTFLDHARKQRTWRSRAHLFAVTDDVASPEHATTAVLDVRAALATLAPRERACAVLRYFDDLPGAEIADALGLSPGAVKRYLSDATARLRVLLGPDALPPDADLDTIPVTRTGRSQA, encoded by the coding sequence GTGCCGGACTGGCAGGACGTGCTCGAGGAGGTGGTCCGTGACCGCCGGAGCTCGCTGGTCGGCTACGCCGCGCTGTTCACGGTCGACCGGTCGCTCGCCGAGGACCTGGTGCACGACGCGCTCGTGCGGACCTTCGCGAAGCCGCGCGACCTGACCGACGTGCACACCGCCGAGGGCTACGTGCGCCAGGTGATCCGGACGACGTTCCTGGACCACGCCCGCAAGCAGCGCACGTGGCGGTCGAGGGCGCACCTGTTCGCGGTGACGGACGACGTCGCGTCGCCCGAGCACGCGACGACGGCCGTCCTCGACGTGCGGGCGGCGCTCGCGACGCTGGCGCCGCGCGAGCGGGCCTGCGCCGTCCTGCGCTACTTCGACGACCTGCCGGGCGCGGAGATCGCGGACGCGCTCGGGCTGAGCCCCGGCGCGGTCAAGCGCTACCTGTCCGACGCGACCGCGCGGCTGCGGGTCCTCCTGGGGCCCGACGCGCTGCCGCCGGACGCCGACCTCGACACGATCCCCGTGACCCGCACCGGACGGAGCCAGGCATGA
- a CDS encoding PQQ-like beta-propeller repeat protein, protein MSPNLRDLLHELAGTETAAAAATAPDTSTEVRHVMTDIRTLRARRTGAISAVAVTVLAVGIATATALTPAPRDPAVDPVPTATATPTPTPTASASATTTPTPTATATPEQPAGWGVVGSLAQPPRALWSLTAGDVLPDPAGGQPTTFVDVRDGSWYGDFEAVDAGDVLVTFVTAEDGQNALTGIDAVTGAVRWVQRQGVERPTTWTCSGTSSEGLVVCLGSSAEDEPELQLLDPQDGTVVRTLPVEPWVVSTGLAGDTVVVHGKPEPTTARWDGLDAVTGRTVWSHVEPGAASDEPVYGDVFAQTQVQGTHARLAGFTYSAVIDTATGERSTTGPQDLGVGRDPAVWSVAPGAVVPRLVPVTTSADGGMSALAAHDPRDETVLWEAGATRVEGLVGDTVLVEDAAGVSALDLATGAVRWSTDAGTVVATDGERVLVHHHDRQELVALALADGSTVWSLPAPAGSIVGTSVMPRHLAVSGPRAVQLYAW, encoded by the coding sequence ATGAGCCCGAACCTGCGCGACCTCCTGCACGAGCTCGCCGGCACCGAGACCGCCGCCGCCGCCGCGACCGCGCCCGACACCAGCACCGAGGTCCGCCACGTCATGACCGACATCCGCACCCTCCGCGCACGCCGCACCGGCGCGATCTCGGCCGTCGCCGTGACGGTCCTCGCCGTCGGCATCGCCACGGCGACCGCCCTGACGCCCGCACCGCGGGACCCCGCGGTCGACCCGGTGCCGACCGCCACCGCGACGCCCACGCCCACGCCCACCGCGAGCGCGAGCGCGACCACGACACCGACGCCGACCGCCACCGCCACGCCCGAGCAGCCCGCCGGGTGGGGCGTCGTCGGGTCGCTCGCCCAGCCGCCCCGCGCACTGTGGTCGCTCACCGCGGGCGACGTACTGCCGGACCCGGCGGGCGGTCAGCCGACGACGTTCGTCGACGTGCGCGACGGGTCCTGGTACGGCGACTTCGAGGCCGTCGACGCAGGCGACGTCCTCGTGACGTTCGTCACCGCCGAGGACGGGCAGAACGCCCTGACCGGGATCGACGCCGTCACCGGCGCCGTCCGGTGGGTGCAGCGGCAGGGCGTCGAGCGCCCGACGACCTGGACGTGCTCCGGGACGAGCTCCGAGGGGCTCGTGGTGTGCCTGGGCTCGTCCGCCGAGGACGAGCCGGAGCTCCAGCTCCTGGACCCGCAGGACGGGACGGTCGTGCGGACACTGCCGGTCGAGCCCTGGGTCGTCTCCACGGGCCTCGCGGGGGACACCGTCGTGGTGCACGGCAAGCCCGAGCCGACGACCGCGCGCTGGGACGGCCTCGACGCCGTGACCGGGCGGACGGTGTGGTCGCACGTCGAGCCGGGGGCGGCGAGCGACGAGCCGGTCTACGGCGACGTGTTCGCCCAGACGCAGGTCCAGGGCACGCACGCCCGGCTCGCGGGGTTCACCTACAGCGCGGTCATCGACACCGCGACGGGCGAGCGCTCGACGACGGGCCCGCAGGACCTGGGCGTCGGGCGGGATCCCGCCGTGTGGTCCGTCGCACCGGGCGCCGTCGTCCCCCGGCTCGTCCCGGTGACGACGTCGGCCGACGGCGGGATGAGCGCGCTCGCCGCTCACGACCCGCGGGACGAGACCGTCCTGTGGGAGGCGGGCGCCACGCGCGTCGAGGGGCTCGTCGGCGACACGGTGCTCGTCGAGGACGCGGCGGGAGTGTCCGCGCTCGACCTCGCGACCGGAGCGGTGCGCTGGTCGACCGACGCGGGGACCGTCGTCGCGACGGACGGCGAGCGGGTGCTCGTGCACCACCACGACAGGCAGGAGCTCGTCGCCCTCGCGCTCGCGGACGGCTCGACGGTCTGGTCCCTCCCGGCTCCGGCGGGCTCGATCGTCGGGACGTCGGTCATGCCGCGGCACCTCGCGGTCTCCGGGCCGCGCGCGGTTCAGCTCTACGCCTGGTGA